In Paraglaciecola sp. T6c, the sequence GCCCACTCACAAGACACAGCAGGCCCAATGGCACGCTCGGTTGCTGATGCGGTCGTTATGCTTGAAGCCATGATGGGTGAAGACAAGAACGATGCGAGCAGCATTGCCCCTGTACGCTTAGTTGAGCATTTAAAAGCCGACGGACTTAAAGGCAAGCGGATAGGCGTAGTGCGCAACATGATGGGCTATCATCCACAACTTGACGACGTCTTTGAAGCTCAGTTATCTATATTAGAAAAAGCGGGCGCTATCATCATAGACAATGCCGATATCGACGATAAAGGCAGCTGGAATGAAGACGAGTACAGCGTGTTGCTGGCTGAGTTTAAAGCGGATTTAAATCACTATTTAACAAAGAGCAATGCACCAATAAAAAGCTTACAAGAAGCGATAGACAAAAATGAAGAAGCAAAAGAGCGCACTATGCCTATCTTTGGACAGGAGATATTCATTAGCGCCCAAGAAGCGCCTGAGTTAACGGATAAACGCTACCTCGATGCGTTACACAGCGCTAAACAAAAAGCAGGCAAAGACGGCATAGATGCCACACTCGCAAAATACAATGTAGATCTACTGATTGCTCCCACAACGGCACCTGCGTGGAAAATAGACCATATCGATGGTGATCACTTTCTTGGCTCAGCCAGCGGCGCGGCGGCAGTCGCCGGCTACCCGCACATTACTGTTCCAATGGGAGAAGTGTACGGCATGCCTGTTAATATGAGCTTTATTGGTGGAGCAAAGAGTGAAGGTTTGCTGATTGAGGCGGCTTATGGGTTTGAGCAAGCAACTCATGCGCGTATCACTCCGCTGTTGTTTTAGCGTATTAGACGAGCAAATATTGACTGTAATACCAGTGCCCATCGGCATTGAAGCACACCAAAGTGAACTTGATAAGAGCGGCTAAAATGCCGTCTTTATCACCCAATTCAATTGGTTAGTCTTTTATCACTAGTGTGTCGCCTACTTTTACACCGTTTTTAGCAAACCAGCCTTGATTCATCTCAAGTGCGTAAAGTACCGCTTGAGATGCCCCAACTGAGGTTAAGTCGTGGGGTTGCATCGGTTTAATATCGGTGATCACACCGTCACTGGTGATAAAGGCAACATCAAGCGCTAAAAATGTGTTCTGCATCCACATACTGGCTTTTTTGGCGCCTGAGAACTTGAACAACATTCCACATTGGCTACACAGCGTTTTACGAAACATTAAGCCTTTTGCTCTTTGCTCAAAGGTATATGCATATTCCACCTCAAGAGGCTGCTTACCAATAGTAATGCTAACCAAAGGTAACGTCTGATATGACTCGTTTTCTTGGGCACTTGCCCCTAGCATCACACTTAAACTAAAAAAGCCTGCAAGCAAAACAGACGTGAACAAGCGAAGGGGTTTAATCAACATG encodes:
- a CDS encoding amidase, with protein sequence MLRCKTISSSLTSGVIIALLATNSFAARASETIARPLHELTLNETQTLLRNNTITVTQLSDYYLQRIEKFDDNGPTLNAIVTLNQQLAEQVAALDMKLKSDAPMGILFGAMVLLKDNIDATGMPNTAGSWLMREHVPSKDAYLVEKLKAQDAIILGKTNLSEWANFRSTMSSSGWSSLHGQTLNPHDVTRSPCGSSSGSGVAVAADFTLLAVGTETDGSVTCPAAVNGIVGIKPTLGLISRSGIIPIAHSQDTAGPMARSVADAVVMLEAMMGEDKNDASSIAPVRLVEHLKADGLKGKRIGVVRNMMGYHPQLDDVFEAQLSILEKAGAIIIDNADIDDKGSWNEDEYSVLLAEFKADLNHYLTKSNAPIKSLQEAIDKNEEAKERTMPIFGQEIFISAQEAPELTDKRYLDALHSAKQKAGKDGIDATLAKYNVDLLIAPTTAPAWKIDHIDGDHFLGSASGAAAVAGYPHITVPMGEVYGMPVNMSFIGGAKSEGLLIEAAYGFEQATHARITPLLF
- a CDS encoding DUF192 domain-containing protein; protein product: MLIKPLRLFTSVLLAGFFSLSVMLGASAQENESYQTLPLVSITIGKQPLEVEYAYTFEQRAKGLMFRKTLCSQCGMLFKFSGAKKASMWMQNTFLALDVAFITSDGVITDIKPMQPHDLTSVGASQAVLYALEMNQGWFAKNGVKVGDTLVIKD